In one window of Desulforhabdus amnigena DNA:
- the rseP gene encoding RIP metalloprotease RseP — MLTAIVSTVVVLGVLIFVHELGHFLVAKWSGVTVLRFSLGFGPKLIGITRGGTEYRLSLIPLGGYVKMLGEGAEDEVSEEEVATSFSAQPVFKRICIVLAGPLSNFILAIFIFALIYAFSGIPQLTPEIGSVAANSPAKKAGILAGDKVLSINAKPIKTWDDLSSIIERSGENPLTLTIERDQKIMTFQVTPSVTEVKNLFGEPIKRPVMGVTASGKVAIEKVNPLYAGYYSLLQTWNLSKLFFLTVVKMVEGVISVKTLGGPILIAQMAGQQAQEGFINLINFMALISVNLAVLNLLPIPVLDGGHILFFTLEAIMGRPLSEKKIETAQKIGMIILLVLMLFVFYNDIMRLLPGHKPDFMP, encoded by the coding sequence TTGCTGACAGCGATTGTTTCAACGGTTGTCGTTTTGGGTGTGCTGATCTTCGTCCATGAATTGGGCCATTTTCTCGTCGCCAAATGGTCCGGTGTGACCGTACTGCGTTTTTCTCTCGGTTTTGGCCCGAAGCTCATCGGTATCACAAGAGGAGGTACGGAATATCGCCTTTCCCTCATCCCATTGGGGGGCTATGTGAAGATGCTGGGAGAAGGCGCGGAAGATGAAGTGAGCGAAGAAGAAGTCGCTACCAGCTTTTCCGCCCAACCCGTTTTCAAGCGGATTTGCATTGTATTGGCCGGCCCCCTTTCGAATTTTATCCTCGCCATCTTTATTTTCGCCCTGATCTATGCCTTTTCAGGCATTCCGCAGCTTACCCCGGAAATCGGTTCGGTAGCTGCAAACTCCCCTGCGAAAAAGGCAGGCATCCTGGCGGGAGACAAGGTGCTCTCCATCAACGCCAAGCCCATAAAAACATGGGATGATCTCTCGAGCATCATTGAACGATCGGGGGAAAATCCTCTTACCCTGACGATAGAACGCGATCAAAAAATCATGACATTTCAAGTGACTCCCTCTGTAACCGAAGTCAAGAATCTCTTCGGTGAACCGATCAAACGACCGGTCATGGGTGTCACGGCATCCGGCAAAGTCGCCATCGAGAAAGTCAATCCTCTTTACGCCGGGTATTACAGTCTCCTTCAGACATGGAACTTGAGCAAGCTGTTTTTCCTTACTGTCGTGAAAATGGTTGAAGGCGTCATCTCGGTAAAAACTTTGGGCGGCCCCATTCTCATAGCCCAGATGGCGGGGCAGCAGGCCCAGGAAGGTTTCATCAACCTGATCAACTTCATGGCTCTCATCAGTGTCAACTTGGCTGTTTTGAACTTGCTTCCCATTCCTGTTCTGGATGGGGGGCACATCCTGTTTTTCACTCTCGAAGCGATCATGGGGAGACCTCTCAGCGAGAAGAAAATCGAAACCGCACAGAAGATCGGTATGATCATTTTGCTCGTTCTCATGCTTTTCGTCTTTTACAACGATATCATGAGATTGCTCCCCGGCCATAAACCCGATTTCATGCCGTAG
- a CDS encoding 4Fe-4S dicluster domain-containing protein has translation MKQKVIDRVKELLGEGKIQGFLGLREQNGHIQPHLFTKPEELEDLSLGDKNKPGDARYPLNMMLIHLAQSYPDATFAVLVRGCDERGLIELYKWNQLQEERVIPIGIACGAELAQACSCSKPYPDQCVAGEKTEGVAGNPRVQEIDSMTVEDRFRYWMAQFDRCIKCYGCRNICPMCFCKECSLEEPELIQKGELPTENPIFHLTRAIHMIGRCIDCGLCEEACPADIPLRTLYKKVADIIAVDTGFRVGENRHEKCPMNVLGAS, from the coding sequence ATGAAACAGAAAGTCATCGATCGCGTAAAAGAACTTTTGGGAGAGGGGAAAATCCAGGGTTTTCTCGGGCTTCGAGAACAGAACGGACACATTCAGCCGCACCTCTTCACGAAGCCGGAGGAACTTGAGGATCTCAGTCTCGGGGATAAAAATAAACCGGGCGATGCACGTTATCCTCTCAATATGATGCTCATCCATTTGGCCCAAAGTTATCCTGATGCAACTTTCGCAGTTCTGGTGCGGGGCTGCGATGAACGGGGGCTGATCGAACTCTATAAGTGGAATCAATTACAAGAAGAACGGGTGATCCCCATTGGGATCGCATGCGGTGCGGAACTGGCTCAGGCGTGTTCCTGCAGCAAGCCTTACCCGGACCAGTGTGTTGCTGGGGAGAAAACCGAGGGCGTGGCAGGCAATCCCAGAGTGCAGGAGATCGACTCCATGACCGTTGAGGATCGGTTCCGGTACTGGATGGCCCAGTTCGACCGGTGTATCAAATGTTATGGCTGCCGTAACATTTGCCCCATGTGTTTTTGCAAGGAATGCAGTCTGGAAGAACCTGAACTGATTCAAAAGGGAGAACTTCCCACGGAGAATCCCATTTTTCACCTGACCCGTGCGATTCATATGATCGGCCGCTGCATCGACTGTGGGCTGTGTGAAGAAGCCTGCCCTGCGGATATCCCTTTGCGCACTCTCTACAAGAAAGTGGCGGATATCATCGCTGTGGACACGGGTTTTCGAGTGGGGGAAAATCGGCATGAAAAATGCCCCATGAACGTATTGGGCGCTTCCTGA
- a CDS encoding YkgJ family cysteine cluster protein produces the protein MTLTEEAGWKHSPPRLQKAKIRRLLEERGAFFLEVRNWMSLAPQYRKHLKKEIHIEDGTPPDAISYCTHCGGCCEVASGFPDFPEETLIPVRWQRIFGEGLGRGHRFCPFLWEEKSTGSSLCSIHPWRSHPCRAFEKEECEFLMNDPDFKRLSDRKWVDRTCRLLLRLIDAG, from the coding sequence ATGACACTGACTGAAGAAGCCGGCTGGAAACACTCCCCTCCCCGCCTGCAAAAGGCAAAAATCAGGAGGCTGCTCGAGGAGAGAGGCGCATTCTTCCTTGAAGTCAGGAACTGGATGTCCTTGGCTCCCCAATACCGAAAGCATTTAAAAAAGGAAATCCACATAGAGGATGGAACTCCACCGGATGCGATCTCTTACTGCACTCATTGTGGGGGATGCTGCGAAGTAGCCAGCGGGTTTCCTGATTTCCCTGAGGAAACACTCATTCCCGTCCGCTGGCAGAGGATTTTTGGAGAGGGGCTCGGCAGGGGGCATCGCTTCTGCCCCTTTCTCTGGGAAGAAAAAAGCACCGGCTCAAGCCTGTGTTCCATTCATCCGTGGCGATCCCATCCCTGCAGAGCATTTGAAAAAGAGGAATGTGAGTTTCTGATGAACGATCCCGATTTTAAGAGACTCTCGGACCGTAAATGGGTGGATCGAACATGCCGTCTCTTGTTACGTTTGATTGATGCCGGATGA
- a CDS encoding (Fe-S)-binding protein: MKLSQEQINYCMECGVCTGSCPVSRVLPTFSPRQMIKRTLMDRDETVLQGRELWACLTCARCSVRCPVQIDFPEFARTHRELARKEGNLPHLTHHGTLQAISSLQTRNVKQHRTDWAKEVGKFQPTGDIFYFVGCAPYFDVALPFGGGSLETAKSILVILNRMGIVPVMSEDERCCGHDALWSGDEATFRKLAEKNLEAIRASGAKTVLFGCPEGYTTFKHQIPKHFGKLPFEVLHITEFLAQELPGAGISFLPVSDEDGAVTYQDPCRLGRNAGIYEPPRDLLKLIPEIRFEEMGRNRENALCCGTSAWIECTKCSKSMQIERLEEAVGTGARTLITTCPKCRIHLTCAQHDTDMNLNIADLYTFLLKYMEFKGEKE; encoded by the coding sequence ATGAAACTCAGTCAGGAACAAATCAATTATTGTATGGAATGTGGTGTATGCACGGGAAGTTGTCCCGTCAGCCGGGTTCTGCCCACCTTTTCTCCTCGTCAGATGATCAAGCGGACCCTGATGGACCGGGATGAAACGGTATTGCAGGGAAGGGAACTGTGGGCATGTCTCACCTGTGCCCGATGCAGTGTCCGGTGTCCGGTGCAGATCGATTTTCCGGAGTTTGCCCGCACGCACCGCGAATTGGCCAGAAAGGAAGGCAATCTCCCGCATTTGACCCATCATGGGACTCTGCAGGCCATCAGTTCCCTGCAGACGCGCAATGTAAAACAGCATCGCACGGATTGGGCCAAAGAGGTGGGAAAGTTTCAGCCGACGGGAGACATCTTTTATTTTGTCGGTTGCGCCCCTTACTTTGATGTGGCGCTGCCCTTCGGAGGCGGGTCCCTCGAGACGGCTAAGAGCATTCTCGTTATTCTCAACCGGATGGGCATTGTGCCTGTGATGAGTGAGGATGAACGCTGCTGTGGCCATGATGCCTTGTGGAGCGGGGACGAAGCCACCTTCCGAAAGCTCGCCGAGAAAAATCTCGAAGCTATTCGAGCTTCGGGGGCGAAAACGGTTCTCTTCGGGTGCCCTGAGGGTTATACGACTTTCAAGCACCAAATCCCTAAGCATTTTGGGAAACTCCCCTTCGAAGTGCTTCACATCACGGAATTTCTGGCGCAAGAGCTTCCGGGCGCCGGCATTTCGTTTCTGCCGGTATCCGATGAGGATGGCGCCGTCACTTACCAGGATCCTTGCCGCCTGGGGCGCAATGCGGGGATTTATGAGCCTCCAAGGGATCTTTTGAAGCTCATTCCCGAAATTCGCTTTGAAGAGATGGGACGAAACCGGGAAAACGCTCTCTGCTGTGGCACCAGCGCATGGATAGAGTGTACCAAGTGTTCCAAGTCCATGCAGATAGAACGGCTTGAGGAGGCGGTGGGAACAGGGGCTCGAACACTGATCACTACCTGCCCCAAGTGCCGTATTCACCTCACGTGTGCTCAACATGATACGGACATGAACCTGAATATAGCGGATCTTTATACCTTTCTTTTGAAGTACATGGAATTTAAGGGTGAAAAGGAATAA
- a CDS encoding hydrogenase iron-sulfur subunit, protein MSESGFEPKILCFLCTWUAYAAADLAGVSRMQYPSNVRIIRVMCSASVSPHHILRAFQEGVDGVYVGGUHLGDCHYLYGNYSTKKRVQFLKQLLAFSGIEEERLRAKWVSSAEAPEFAAEIRDFVDTLRKLGPSPLRKLKKAG, encoded by the coding sequence ATGAGTGAAAGCGGGTTTGAACCCAAGATATTGTGTTTTCTCTGTACCTGGTGAGCATACGCCGCTGCTGACCTGGCTGGGGTCAGTCGTATGCAGTACCCGTCGAATGTCCGGATCATCCGAGTGATGTGTTCCGCGAGCGTATCCCCGCACCATATCCTGCGGGCGTTTCAGGAGGGCGTAGACGGTGTCTACGTCGGTGGGTGACACCTCGGAGACTGCCATTACCTGTACGGTAATTATTCGACCAAAAAGCGAGTGCAATTTTTGAAGCAATTGTTGGCTTTCAGTGGAATAGAGGAGGAGCGGCTTCGCGCCAAATGGGTTTCTTCGGCTGAAGCTCCGGAATTTGCCGCCGAGATCAGGGACTTTGTGGATACCCTCAGAAAATTGGGTCCGTCTCCGCTCAGAAAGCTGAAAAAAGCGGGATAA
- a CDS encoding hydrogenase iron-sulfur subunit, with product MSTEFEPKLIAFCCNWCAYAGADLAGVSRLQYPPNIRVIRVMCSGRVSSDFILKAFELGADGVLVSGUHIGDCHYLDGNVKCQKVIEDTWKILKLLGVDERRLRLKWISSAEGSIFAEEVRSFTQLLKELGRNPLAETNTGPESESLKATA from the coding sequence ATGAGTACGGAGTTTGAACCCAAATTGATTGCATTTTGCTGCAACTGGTGTGCTTACGCCGGTGCGGATCTGGCGGGAGTCAGTCGGTTGCAATACCCCCCGAACATTCGGGTGATCCGGGTGATGTGTTCCGGCCGGGTTTCTTCGGATTTTATTCTCAAAGCATTTGAATTGGGGGCCGACGGCGTACTGGTCAGCGGTTGACACATCGGGGACTGTCATTACCTGGATGGTAATGTGAAATGTCAGAAAGTGATTGAAGATACCTGGAAAATCCTCAAACTTCTTGGAGTGGATGAAAGGCGCCTTCGTTTGAAATGGATTTCGTCGGCGGAAGGGTCCATCTTTGCGGAAGAGGTGCGTTCTTTCACTCAGTTGCTGAAAGAGTTGGGCAGGAATCCCCTGGCGGAAACGAATACAGGTCCTGAAAGTGAGAGTCTGAAAGCAACGGCCTGA
- the tsaB gene encoding tRNA (adenosine(37)-N6)-threonylcarbamoyltransferase complex dimerization subunit type 1 TsaB codes for MKILAADTSTATGSVALLEGRRVIAEWILQSNITHNRLLLKNIDFVLQKVGWTLDQVEGFAVTTGPGSFTGLRIGLTTLKTLAWTLQKPYAGIPSLDALAAPFRFSRLPVCSIIDARKKEVYCAFYQPDGKGFPLLKERHFVLSPERVPDHVKGPTIFCGDGWLLYRDILIDLLGDFALEAPAPFHVIRASFVAELAHAKFQAGEAENPMASVPLYVRPSEAEIQNPHLTTRSS; via the coding sequence ATGAAAATTCTTGCTGCAGATACTTCCACTGCCACAGGCAGTGTCGCGCTATTGGAAGGTCGTCGCGTTATAGCTGAATGGATCCTCCAATCGAACATAACGCATAATCGCCTCCTCTTGAAAAACATCGACTTTGTGCTGCAAAAGGTTGGTTGGACCCTGGATCAGGTGGAAGGCTTTGCTGTGACCACCGGCCCCGGTAGTTTTACAGGTCTCAGGATTGGTCTGACGACTTTAAAGACTCTTGCATGGACATTACAGAAGCCTTATGCAGGAATCCCTTCCCTGGATGCCCTTGCGGCCCCTTTCCGCTTCTCCCGTCTGCCTGTCTGCAGCATTATTGATGCACGCAAAAAAGAAGTCTACTGCGCCTTCTATCAACCCGACGGGAAGGGCTTTCCTCTTCTGAAGGAGAGGCATTTCGTGCTCTCCCCGGAACGTGTTCCCGATCACGTCAAAGGTCCTACAATCTTCTGCGGTGACGGATGGCTCCTCTATCGGGATATTCTCATAGACCTCCTCGGAGACTTTGCGCTGGAAGCTCCTGCTCCTTTCCACGTAATCCGGGCAAGCTTCGTAGCAGAACTGGCTCATGCTAAATTCCAGGCAGGGGAAGCTGAAAACCCCATGGCGAGCGTTCCGCTCTATGTGCGCCCCTCAGAGGCGGAAATACAAAACCCTCACTTAACCACCCGTTCCTCATAG
- a CDS encoding CoB--CoM heterodisulfide reductase iron-sulfur subunit A family protein, with protein sequence MNRDVVVIGGGIAGIQASLDLAEMGFKVNLVERLPSIGGKMAQLDKTFPTNDCALUILAPKLMDVGRHPNIRLLAYSEVEKVEGKLGDFRLTVRKKARYVDENKCTGCGACAEKCPTVTRDAFNEGLGTAKAIYRYFAQGIPSVFTIDATQCRNFQPGKKCGVCAKVCQAGAIDYTQKDQMLEVEAGAIILATGYDLFDARRIPEYGYGRLPNVVTAIEFERLLSASGPTHGHLYRLSDLKLKNELPEMEKSLQKMGRALERFEKQFNLSSDAFYSQYESGSLQGDEYAKWANEVKAYRKLEKEVEVAREKVAHIGSARKLAFIQCVGSRDNRFNPHCSGFCCMHAIKEAIIACEHDREAEVFIFGMDIRAVGKGFEEYRNRGGTESGIKYIRSRVAEITEKKDHTPVIWYEDTMLREVKQLPVDLVILATACEQTESAKKMAEIVGVSTNEFGFFATSPSQPLDTTRPGVFVCGCAQSPMDIPESVAQASSAAARAAQVLSGSGTLRLAS encoded by the coding sequence GTGAATCGGGATGTAGTTGTAATTGGCGGCGGTATTGCGGGTATCCAGGCTTCCCTGGACCTTGCCGAAATGGGATTCAAAGTGAATCTGGTGGAGCGTCTGCCGAGTATTGGCGGTAAAATGGCTCAGCTGGACAAAACATTCCCCACCAATGATTGTGCACTCTGAATTCTGGCTCCGAAACTGATGGATGTCGGTCGACATCCCAACATTCGGTTGCTGGCCTATTCGGAAGTGGAAAAGGTTGAAGGAAAGCTCGGTGATTTTCGGCTCACGGTCCGGAAAAAAGCCCGTTACGTGGACGAGAACAAATGCACGGGCTGTGGAGCATGTGCAGAAAAATGTCCAACAGTCACCAGGGATGCCTTTAACGAGGGACTGGGCACTGCCAAGGCGATTTATCGGTATTTTGCCCAGGGCATTCCTTCGGTATTCACCATCGATGCGACCCAGTGTCGCAATTTTCAGCCTGGAAAAAAATGTGGAGTGTGCGCCAAAGTCTGCCAGGCTGGAGCCATTGACTATACGCAGAAAGACCAGATGCTGGAAGTTGAGGCGGGAGCCATCATCCTGGCCACGGGTTACGACCTTTTTGACGCACGAAGAATTCCGGAATACGGCTACGGGCGTCTCCCCAATGTCGTTACCGCTATCGAGTTCGAGAGGCTTCTATCCGCCAGCGGCCCCACCCATGGTCATCTCTATCGCCTCTCCGATTTGAAGCTCAAGAATGAACTTCCCGAAATGGAGAAGTCCCTTCAGAAGATGGGGCGGGCGCTGGAGCGGTTTGAGAAGCAGTTCAATCTGAGTTCGGACGCATTCTATTCCCAGTATGAATCCGGTTCTCTTCAAGGGGATGAATACGCCAAATGGGCCAACGAGGTAAAGGCCTACCGCAAGCTGGAGAAAGAAGTCGAAGTGGCGCGGGAGAAGGTCGCCCATATCGGTTCTGCCCGCAAGCTGGCTTTCATCCAGTGCGTGGGTTCGCGCGACAACCGGTTCAATCCTCATTGTTCAGGCTTTTGCTGCATGCATGCCATCAAGGAAGCCATCATTGCCTGCGAACACGACCGGGAAGCCGAAGTCTTCATTTTTGGAATGGACATTCGTGCGGTAGGGAAAGGATTCGAGGAATATCGGAACCGTGGAGGCACAGAATCGGGTATCAAATACATACGAAGCCGTGTGGCCGAAATCACGGAGAAAAAAGACCATACCCCCGTGATCTGGTATGAAGACACCATGCTGCGTGAAGTGAAGCAGTTGCCGGTGGACCTGGTGATCTTGGCCACGGCCTGTGAGCAGACGGAATCGGCAAAGAAAATGGCAGAAATAGTAGGGGTTTCCACCAACGAATTCGGTTTCTTTGCGACAAGTCCATCACAGCCGCTGGATACGACGCGTCCCGGTGTCTTTGTGTGTGGTTGCGCTCAAAGCCCCATGGATATTCCGGAATCGGTGGCTCAGGCCAGCAGTGCGGCCGCTCGCGCGGCACAGGTTCTGTCAGGTTCAGGGACGTTGCGTCTTGCATCCTGA
- a CDS encoding CoB--CoM heterodisulfide reductase iron-sulfur subunit A family protein, with protein MNGKNEKIGNPNPEELRIGVFICDCGSNIAGYLDCKAVTEYASTLPGVVYTKENLYTCSEAGISEIRNGIVEHKLNRVVVASCSPRTHQPLFKSACAQAGLNPYLFEMVNIRDQCSWVHMQEREDATQKAMDLVRMGVAKAAFLEPQVDIESSLVRRALVIGGGLAGLSAAEALADMGMEVMVVEKEPQLGGLLRRINLLAPQKQKASELVEEVIQRVTSKPNLKIYLSSQVTAVEGVIGMYEATVRDEKGSEVVETVGCIVVATGAQPLKPVGLYGYNGQNVITQIELEEKLSKGPLDAKRIVMIQCVGARSPERPYCSRICCLTAVKNALYIKEQNPDAYVHILYRDMQMYGSDNERMFWESRGKGVHYDVYDVTRPPVVKDGVVEVYQPLMGEVEKIPFDLLVLSTPLVANEDVPAISQLMRIPIDQNHFFLEAHAKLRPLDFATDGIFLCGTARYPATVPEARAQGLGAASRAGTVLFKDKLITSPLVAEINADTCVGCKGCLEVCPYGAIQFVAEKGVCRVNTILCKGCGNCASTCPSQSVTLKGFTPRQLLSQIRVMVC; from the coding sequence ATGAACGGAAAGAATGAAAAAATCGGGAATCCGAACCCTGAAGAGCTGCGGATAGGGGTCTTCATCTGCGACTGCGGTTCTAACATTGCCGGCTATCTGGATTGCAAGGCGGTGACCGAATACGCTTCCACGCTGCCAGGCGTGGTGTATACGAAGGAAAACCTCTATACCTGTTCAGAGGCGGGCATTTCGGAAATCCGCAACGGGATTGTGGAGCATAAGCTCAACCGCGTCGTGGTGGCATCCTGTTCGCCCCGCACCCATCAGCCCCTCTTCAAGAGTGCGTGCGCTCAGGCCGGGCTCAATCCGTATCTCTTTGAAATGGTGAATATTCGGGACCAATGTTCCTGGGTGCATATGCAGGAACGTGAAGATGCCACCCAAAAAGCCATGGATCTCGTGCGGATGGGAGTGGCCAAAGCGGCCTTTCTCGAACCTCAGGTGGACATCGAGTCGTCCCTTGTCCGCAGGGCCCTTGTCATCGGCGGCGGTCTGGCCGGTCTTTCGGCTGCGGAGGCTTTGGCCGACATGGGCATGGAAGTGATGGTCGTGGAAAAAGAACCGCAACTGGGAGGACTTCTGAGGCGTATCAACCTCCTTGCGCCCCAGAAGCAGAAGGCATCGGAACTCGTTGAAGAAGTGATCCAACGGGTCACATCGAAACCCAATCTGAAAATCTACCTCTCGTCTCAGGTGACCGCTGTGGAAGGGGTCATCGGAATGTACGAAGCCACGGTGCGCGACGAAAAAGGGTCGGAAGTCGTGGAAACGGTGGGCTGTATCGTAGTGGCTACGGGTGCGCAGCCCCTCAAGCCCGTCGGACTCTATGGCTACAACGGTCAGAACGTCATCACTCAGATAGAACTGGAAGAAAAACTCAGCAAGGGCCCTCTCGATGCCAAACGGATCGTCATGATCCAGTGCGTTGGGGCAAGGTCGCCCGAGCGACCCTACTGTTCCAGGATCTGTTGCCTCACGGCAGTGAAAAATGCTCTCTACATCAAAGAACAGAATCCCGATGCGTATGTGCATATTCTCTATCGCGATATGCAGATGTACGGGTCGGACAATGAGCGAATGTTCTGGGAATCGCGCGGAAAGGGGGTCCATTATGATGTGTACGATGTCACCCGCCCGCCCGTGGTGAAGGATGGTGTGGTAGAAGTCTATCAACCCCTCATGGGAGAAGTGGAGAAGATTCCATTTGATCTGCTCGTTCTCTCCACCCCCTTGGTGGCTAATGAAGATGTTCCGGCCATTTCCCAGCTCATGCGCATTCCCATAGATCAAAATCACTTTTTCCTCGAAGCCCATGCCAAGCTGCGTCCCCTGGATTTTGCAACGGACGGAATTTTTCTTTGCGGAACCGCCCGCTACCCTGCGACGGTTCCCGAAGCGCGGGCACAGGGACTTGGCGCCGCATCGAGAGCCGGTACTGTTCTTTTCAAGGATAAGCTGATTACGAGCCCTCTGGTGGCGGAAATCAATGCCGATACCTGTGTGGGGTGTAAAGGATGTCTGGAAGTCTGCCCGTATGGAGCCATTCAGTTTGTCGCGGAAAAGGGCGTTTGCCGGGTGAATACGATTTTGTGCAAGGGATGCGGAAATTGTGCGTCAACCTGTCCCTCGCAAAGTGTTACCCTCAAAGGGTTTACTCCGAGACAGCTCCTGTCTCAGATTCGGGTCATGGTATGCTGA